In one window of Juglans regia cultivar Chandler chromosome 3, Walnut 2.0, whole genome shotgun sequence DNA:
- the LOC108984801 gene encoding laccase-7-like: MTNMARLAVLLACTLVALLSSSMASAAIVEHSFNVQNLTVRRLCDEQVITAVNGSLPGPTIRVREGDILVVHVFNKSPYNMTIHWHGVFQLLSGWADGPEYVTQCPIRPGNSYTYKFKITGQEGTLWWHAHSSWLRATVHGALIIHPRSGRSYPFPKPHKEFPILLGEWWNANVVDVENEALATGGGPANSDAYTINGKPGDLYECSQNTTYKLTVVQGKTYMLRIINAALNNQLFFKIANHNMTVVAIDASYTKHYVTDVVIVAPGQTTDVLVVANQPVGSYYMAASPYASAEGVDFDNTTTRGIIIYEGAPTSAAPLMPTQPAFNDTPTAHKFFTNLTGLAGGPHWVPVPRQVDEYMFVTFGINLTPCEVNGTCDGPLEQRLSASMNNVSFVFPSNSTVSMLQAFFFDVSGVYTKDFPSNPPVKFDYTNSNISLDESLIYAPKATKVKKLKYNSTVEMVLQNTAFVGVENHPIHLHGFNFHILAQGFGNYDPINDPKMFNFDNPQIRNTIAVPVGGWAVIRFKANNPGVWLAHCHLDVHLPWGLAMGFEVENGPTPATTLPPPPADLPQC; encoded by the exons aTGACGAACATGGCACGTTTAGCGGTTTTGCTAGCATGCACTTTAGTAGCTCTTCTATCATCCTCAATGGCTTCCGCAGCTATAGTAGAACATTCATTCAAT GTTCAAAACCTCACCGTCCGGCGGCTGTGCGATGAGCAAGTTATTACTGCAGTGAATGGAAGCCTCCCTGGCCCGACAATACGTGTTCGAGAGGGGGATATCCTTGTCGTCCACGTATTCAATAAATCACCCTATAACATGACTATTCATTG GCATGGTGTGTTCCAGTTACTGAGTGGCTGGGCAGACGGGCCGGAATATGTAACTCAGTGCCCAATACGTCCTGGAAATAGTTACACATACAAATTCAAGATCACCGGACAGGAGGGGACCCTTTGGTGGCATGCTCACTCATCTTGGCTCCGTGCAACAGTTCATGGAGCACTCATCATCCACCCCAGATCCGGTCGATCATACCCTTTCCCTAAACCCCACAAGGAATTTCCCATCTTATTAG GAGAGTGGTGGAATGCAAATGTCGTCGACGTTGAGAACGAGGCACTTGCTACAGGCGGTGGTCCGGCCAACTCCGACGCTTACACAATCAATGGAAAGCCCGGCGATCTTTACGAATGCTCCCAAAATA CAACATATAAACTTACGGTGGTGCAAGGAAAGACCTACATGCTACGTATCATCAATGCTGCACTCAATAACCAGCTCTTCTTCAAGATAGCAAATCACAATATGACAGTTGTCGCCATAGATGCCTCTTACACGAAACATTACGTCACTGACGTCGTTATTGTTGCCCCCGGACAGACCACCGACGTTCTTGTCGTGGCGAACCAGCCCGTTGGGTCTTACTACATGGCTGCAAGTCCGTACGCAAGCGCTGAAGGTGTGGATTTCGACAACACGACCACCAGGGGAATCATCATCTATGAGGGTGCCCCAACGTCAGCTGCTCCGTTGATGCCGACCCAACCGGCCTTCAACGACACGCCCACGGCCCACAAGTTCTTCACCAACCTTACAGGACTCGCCGGCGGGCCACACTGGGTCCCAGTGCCACGTCAAGTGGACGAGTATATGTTCGTGACCTTTGGGATCAATCTCACACCGTGTGAAGTCAACGGCACGTGTGATGGTCCACTCGAGCAGCGACTCTCTGCGAGCATGAACAACGTATCGTTTGTGTTTCCCAGCAATAGCACTGTGTCCATGCTGCAAGCATTCTTCTTCGATGTGAGTGGGGTCTACACCAAAGACTTTCCGAGCAACCCTCCGGTGAAGTTTGACTACACAAATTCCAACATCAGCCTTGATGAGTCGTTGATATACGCACCAAAGGCAACCAAGGTGAAGAAATTGAAGTACAATTCAACGGTGGAGATGGTTTTGCAAAACACAGCGTTTGTTGGGGTGGAAAATCATCCTATACACCTTCATGGGTTCAATTTCCATATTTTGGCTCAAGGATTTGGGAATTATGACCCCATTAACGACCCCAAAATGTTCAACTTCGATAATCCACAAATACGTAACACCATCGCTGTTCCTGTTGGTGGATGGGCGGTCATTAGATTCAAAGCAAATAATCCAG gtgtATGGCTGGCACATTGCCATCTGGACGTGCACTTGCCGTGGGGACTGGCAATGGGTTTCGAGGTTGAGAATGGACCAACTCCAGCGACTACGCTGCCTCCACCCCCAGCCGATCTACCACAATGctag
- the LOC109002960 gene encoding laccase-7-like gives MGARFQFFLACALALLASSIISAAVVEHTFHVQNLTVQRLCREQVITAVNGSLPGPEIRVQDGDDLVVHVVNKSPYNITIHWHGVFQLLSAWADGPAYVTQCPIRPGQTYAYKFKITRQEGTLWWHAHVSWLRATVYGALIVTPRHGPTSFPFRKPYQDVPILLGEWWNANVVDVENQGQALGTAPNISDAYTINGQPGDLYSCSKANTYKLTVVKGKTYMLRIINAALNNQMFFKIANHTMEVVAIDASYTRPYVTDVVVLAPGQTTDVLLVANQTVGSYYMAASPYISIQGISIPFVETATTGILVYEDATSATPLMPAIPAFNDTTTAHKFYTNLTGLVSWPTWVSVPKEVEVEMFMTFGLNLAPCSGGDTCAGPFGQRLSASMNNESFEFPSRLSMLEAFFDKVGGIYTTDFPSKPPVEFNYTDPSISFDQSLLFAPKSTKVKKLNYNSVVQIVLQNTALIARENHPLHLHGFNFHVLAQGFGNYDPVNDGKRFNLFNPQIRNTIAVPTGGWAVIRFQANNPGIWMAHCHLDVHLPWGLGMAFEVENGPTLPSRLPPPPVDLPQC, from the exons ATGGGCGCTCGCTTTCAGTTTTTTCTGGCATGTGCTTTAGCTCTTCTAGCTTCTTCAATAATCTCGGCTGCGGTTGTGGAACATACTTTCCAT GTCCAAAACCTGACTGTCCAGCGGCTATGCCGTGAACAAGTGATAACAGCAGTGAATGGAAGCCTGCCAGGTCCAGAAATACGGGTTCAAGACGGTGACGACCTTGTCGTCCACGTAGTCAATAAGTCCCCATATAACATTACTATTCactg GCATGGAGTGTTTCAACTGCTGAGTGCGTGGGCTGACGGGCCTGCGTATGTAACCCAATGCCCCATACGCCCGGGACAAACTTACGcctataaattcaaaatcacACGACAGGAGGGGACTCTCTGGTGGCATGCTCACGTGTCGTGGCTTCGTGCAACCGTTTATGGGGCACTCATCGTGACTCCAAGACACGGCCCTACTTCATTCCCATTTCGAAAGCCATACCAAGACGTTCCGATTCTCTTGG GTGAGTGGTGGAATGCAAATGTCGTTGACGTGGAGAACCAAGGCCAAGCCCTCGGTACTGCTCCCAACATTTCAGATGCTTACACAATCAACGGACAGCCCGGTGATCTTTACTCGTGCTCTAAAGCAA ATACATATAAGCTGACGGTAGTCAAAGGGAAGACTTACATGTTACGGATCATCAATGCCGCACTCAATAACCAGATGTTCTTCAAGATAGCCAATCATACAATGGAAGTTGTCGCCATTGACGCCTCCTACACCAGGCCCTATGTCACCGACGTTGTCGTGCTTGCACCGGGACAAACCACCGACGTCCTCCTCGTCGCTAACCAAACCGTGGGGTCTTATTACATGGCTGCAAGTCCTTATATTAGCATTCAAGGCATATCAATACCGTTTGTTGAAACCGCCACGACAGGCATCCTCGTCTACGAGGACGCCACGTCAGCTACTCCCCTGATGCCTGCCATTCCGGCGTTCAACGACACAACCACTGCCCACAAGTTCTACACCAATCTTACTGGCCTTGTAAGTTGGCCCACATGGGTCTCTGTGCCAAAagaggtggaggtggagatgttcatgacatttggattgaatctTGCACCGTGCAGCGGCGGCGACACTTGTGCAGGTCCATTTGGGCAGCGACTTTCTGCGAGTATGAACAACGAATCGTTTGAATTTCCAAGCAGATTGTCTATGTTGGAAGCCTTCTTTGATAAGGTTGGTGGGATCTACACCACTGATTTTCCCAGCAAGCCTCCGGTGGAGTTTAACTACACCGATCCCAGTATCAGCTTTGATCAATCACTTCTATTTGCTCCAAAATCAACCAAAGTCAAGAAATTGAACTACAATTCAGTAGTGCAGATTGTTCTACAGAACACGGCTCTTATAGCAAGGGAGAATCATCCTTTACACCTTCACGGTTTTAACTTTCATGTGTTGGCACAAGGTTTTGGAAATTATGACCCAGTAAATGATGGCAAAAGGTTCAACCTTTTCAATCCCCAAATACGTAATACCATCGCGGTGCCCACTGGAGGTTGGGCTGTTATTAGATTCCAAGCAAATAATCCAG GTATCTGGATGGCACATTGCCATCTGGATGTGCATTTGCCATGGGGCTTGGGCATGGCGTTCGAGGTTGAGAATGGGCCTACACTGCCTTCGAGGCTGCCTCCACCACCTGTCGATCTACCCCAATGTTAA